A window of Primulina tabacum isolate GXHZ01 chromosome 4, ASM2559414v2, whole genome shotgun sequence contains these coding sequences:
- the LOC142542382 gene encoding putative UDP-arabinopyranose mutase 1 codes for MSKPATQVMPPLKDELDIVIPTIRNLDFLEMWRPFFQHYHLIIVQDGDPTKVIKVPEGFDYELYNRNDINRILGPKASCISFKDSACRCFGFMVSKKKYIYTIDDDCFVAKNPTGEDINALAQHIHNLLTPSTPLFFNTLYDPFREGADFVRGYPFSMREGVPTAVSHGLWLNIPDYDAPTQLVKPRERNTRYVDAVLTIPKGTLFPMCGMNLGFNRELIGPAMYFGLMGDGQPIGRYDDMWAGWCTKVICDHLGLGVKTGLPYIWHSKASNPFVNLKKEYKGIYWQEDIIPFFQSVTLPKDCTTVQKCYIELSKLVKEKLGSIDPYFQKLADAMVTWIEAWDEINSTTQLGALSLDGKKDASASKK; via the exons ATGTCGAAGCCAGCAACGCAGGTGATGCCGCCGCTCAAGGATGAGTTGGATATAGTGATACCCACCATCCGAAACTTGGATTTCTTGGAAATGTGGAGGCCGTTCTTTCAGCACTACCATTTAATCATCGTCCAAGACGGAGATCCGACCAAGGTTATCAAAGTTCCCGAGGGATTTGACTACGAGCTCTACAATCGGAATGATATAAACAGGATTCTTGGCCCTAAGGCCTCTTGCATCTCCTTCAAGGATTCTGCTTGCAGGTGCTTTGGATTCATGGTGTCTAAGAAGAAGTATATCTACACCATTGATGATGATTGCTTT GTGGCCAAAAATCCAACTGGGGAAGACATCAACGCATTGGCTCAACACATTCACAATCTGCTCACTCCATCCACACCTTTGTTTTTCAACACGTTGTACGATCCATTCCGAGAAGGAGCAGATTTCGTGCGTGGATACCCTTTTAGCATGCGTGAAGGTGTGCCAACCGCGGTTTCTCATGGACTCTGGCTCAACATTCCCGATTATGATGCCCCCACCCAGCTTGTTAAACCTCGGGAACGCAACACGAG GTATGTTGATGCTGTTTTAACTATTCCAAAGGGCACTTTGTTTCCCATGTGTGGTATGAATCTTGGATTTAATAGAGAACTCATTGGTCCTGCAATGTATTTTGGGCTCATGGGTGATGGCCAGCCTATCGGGAGATATGACGACATGTGGGCTGGCTGGTGTACTAAG GTTATCTGTGACCACTTGGGTCTAGGAGTGAAAACTGGTCTGCCATATATCTGGCACAGCAAAGCTAGCAACCCATTTGTCAATCTGAAGAAGGAATACAAGGGCATATACTGGCAGGAAGATATCATTCCATTCTTCCAATCTGTTACCCTGCCCAAGGACTGTACCACCGTGCAAAAGTGTTACATTGAGCTTTCCAAGCTTGTCAAGGAGAAGCTCGGCTCAATTGACCCCTACTTCCAGAAGCTCGCTGATGCTATGGTGACATGGATTGAGGCGTGGGATGAAATCAACTCGACTACTCAGCTGGGGGCTCTGTCACTAGATGGCAAGAAGGATGCTTCGGCTTCTAAGAAGTAG
- the LOC142541327 gene encoding uncharacterized protein LOC142541327, translating to MEYPRTKIGEQYRRFQKGWFEQFPWLEYSPNIDAAFCFPCTRYAAFTVDGFRVMNAQTLEEVKKNCLRLTSTIESIYWLCLQGCALRGNDESSYSKNQEKAPKNAKYTSRYIQKEILHILAERVRKKIREEVGSSKLCLLIDEAKDISDKEQMTIVLRFFDREGFFMERFFDIVHVSDTTAVTLKKEICNVLGRHDLHIKDIRG from the exons ATGGAGTATCCGCGAACCAAAATAGGAGAACAATACCGGCGATTTCAAAAAGGTTGGTTTGAGCAATTTCCTTGGTTGGAGTACTCTCCTAATATAGATGCAGCATTTTGCTTCCCATGTACTCGTTATGCTGCATTTACAGTTGATGGTTTTAGAG TGATGAATGCACAAACATTGGAAGAAGTGAAGAAAAACTGTTTGAGGCTTACATCCACAATTGAAAGCATCTATTGGCTTTGTTTGCAAGGATGCGCATTGAGAGGAAATGATGAATCTTCATATTCCAAAAATCAAG AAAAAGCACCAAAAAATGCAAAGTATACATCACGATATATTCAAAAAGAAATTTTGCATATTCTTGCTGAGAGAGTAAGAAAGAAAATACGTGAAGAGGTTGGGAGTTCAAAACTTTGTCTTTTGATTGATGAAGCTAAAGACATATCAGACAAAGAGCAGATGACTATCGTGTTGAGATTTTTTGATCGTGAAGGGTTTTTCATGGAGCGTTtctttgatattgtgcatgttTCTGATACCACTGCGGTCACACTTAAAAAAGAAATATGTAATGTGCTTGGTCGACATGATTTGCATATCAAAGATATTCGCGGTTAA
- the LOC142542383 gene encoding protein BASIC PENTACYSTEINE2-like, translating to MDDDSMRNWGYYEPPLRGHLGLQLMSSMVDRDTKPFVSGCDNPLMVSPNSAFHPRDCVVTEPPVTHMDYVRDSWINHREKFLHMFPSNPYGSILAETSDSHQFMPMPHQPDADINSGSKELDIKKEASPPLKKRAAPANPKNPKGKKPRKGPLPKENDNPSVRRAKAAKKNVDVVINGVDMDISGIPIPVCSCTGTPQQCYRWGCGGWQSACCTTTISMYPLPMSTKRRGARIAGRKMSQGAFKKVLEKLATEGYNFTGPIDLRTYWAKHGTNKFVIIR from the coding sequence ATGGACGACGACAGCATGAGGAATTGGGGTTATTATGAACCTCCACTTAGAGGGCATCTTGGTTTGCAGCTAATGTCTTCTATGGTCGACCGAGACACGAAGCCTTTCGTATCTGGATGCGATAATCCTTTGATGGTTTCACCCAACAGTGCTTTCCATCCTCGAGATTGTGTGGTTACCGAGCCTCCTGTCACGCACATGGACTATGTTAGAGATAGCTGGATAAATCACCGGGAAAAGTTTTTGCATATGTTTCCATCAAACCCTTACGGCTCAATTCTTGCAGAAACTTCGGACAGTCACCAATTCATGCCTATGCCACACCAACCCGATGCAGATATAAATTCAGGCTCGAAGGAGCTGGATATTAAAAAGGAAGCTAGTCCTCCTTTGAAAAAGAGGGCTGCTCCTGCTAATCCAAAAAATCCCAAAGGAAAGAAGCCAAGAAAAGGTCCTCTACCAAAGGAAAATGACAATCCCTCTGTTCGCCGTGCAAAAGCGGCAAAAAAGAACGTGGATGTCGTGATAAATGGTGTTGATATGGATATATCTGGCATACCGATTCCGGTTTGCTCTTGTACTGGTACTCCGCAGCAGTGTTATCGATGGGGATGTGGGGGATGGCAATCGGCATGCTGCACAACTACTATATCAATGTATCCTTTGCCTATGAGCACCAAAAGACGAGGAGCCAGAATTGCTGGACGGAAAATGAGCCAGGGAGCTTTCAAGAAAGTCTTGGAAAAACTAGCAACCGAAGGCTACAACTTTACTGGCCCAATTGACTTGCGGACTTACTGGGCAAAACATGGTACCAACAAGTTTGTGATTATCAGATAA
- the LOC142541418 gene encoding 11-beta-hydroxysteroid dehydrogenase 1A-like translates to MDLVTLFLNIFAPIFTFNAFLFLFPAYLCFRSFRYVFRSIFRENVAGKVVVIAGASSGIGEHLAYEYGSRGAYLVIGARRDKALREVAETARWLGSPLVIPLRTDISKVEDCKRLIEEAIKNFGRLDHLVIPAGITPACMFEDSFDVTNFKPAMDINFWGPVYTTYFAAPYLRMTKGKIVAIASSNSWLNAPRLSYYNASKAAVVSFFETMRVEFGSDIGITIVMPGLVESEMTKGKILSKDGKMVVDQEMRDVVMSAVPIKSVDRCAKEIVNSVCRADKYLTVPSWFRALFFFKMMCPEALDWFNRWFCITEPETSPMSQKITKFPGLKEVVHPDSVRSPKIKT, encoded by the exons ATGGATTTGGTTACCTTGTTCTTGAACATTTTCGCACCAATATTCACCTTCAATgcgttcttgtttttgtttcCAGCGTATCTTTGTTTCAGGTCGTTCCGCTATGTCTTCCGCTCCATTTTCCGGGAGAATGTCGCTGGAAAAGTTGTGGTAATCGCCGGAGCTTCTTCTGGAATCGGTGAG CATCTAGCTTATGAGTATGGTAGCAGAGGTGCATACTTGGTTATTGGGGCTAGAAGAGACAAGGCTTTGCGAGAGGTGGCGGAGACTGCCCGTTGGCTCGGCTCTCCACTGGTTATTCCTCTACGCACAGATATTTCGAAAGTTGAAGATTGCAAGcgtttgattgaagaagccatcAAGAATTTTGGGCGAT TGGATCATTTGGTGATACCAGCAGGGATCACTCCTGCGTGCATGTTCGAAGACAGCTTCGATGTTACAAACTTCAAACCTGCTATG GACATAAATTTCTGGGGTCCCGTCTATACTACTTACTTTGCCGCTCCATACTTGAGGATGACAAAGGGCAAGATTGTAGCGATTGCATCTTCCAATAGTTGGTTGAACGCACCAAGGCTAAGCTATTACAAT GCAAGCAAAGCTGCGGTTGTGAGTTTCTTTGAAACGATGCGAGTCGAGTTCGGGTCCGATATAGGAATTACTATTGTCATGCCCGGATTGGTTGAGTCGGAGATGACCAAGGGAAAAATCCTTTCAAAAGATGGAAAAATGGTAGTAGACCAAGAAATGCGAGAT GTTGTGATGAGCGCTGTTCCGATAAAGTCCGTGGACCGATGCGCGAAGGAGATTGTGAACAGTGTTTGCCGGGCAGACAAGTACTTGACGGTGCCATCTTGGTTCAGAGCATTGTTCTTCTTCAAGATGATGTGCCCGGAAGCACTAGATTGGTTTAACCGCTGGTTTTGCATCACCGAACCAGAAACGTCACCGATGAGCCAAAAAATAACGAAATTCCCAGGTTTGAAGGAAGTCGTACATCCAGATTCTGTCCGATCTCCCAAGATTAAAACCTGA